One Chromobacterium paludis genomic window carries:
- a CDS encoding AraC family transcriptional regulator gives MRTLYRNGGPDSPYLWRMLRALDYLWRHLDGPASLERLAEEACLSPYHFHRVYRGLMAETVGETRQRLLLHRAAGQLAGGSLPLSRVAARAGYGGAAAFVRAFARAYGESPGRYRQRRAFIARQNWEAVMHEVTLIKQDKGLTVLMRRHVGSYMEIGQAFGALQAISPGCAVGDEPGRVFGIYLDDPEQTEEAKLRSIACVMVPSGWEGRPLPDGFEWGEIPAAEYACVTHQGPYAELSTTWSWLYRHWLPGSGRVPGEVPCVEEYLNSPYDNPPTALRTRLMLSLA, from the coding sequence ATGAGAACGCTTTATCGCAACGGCGGCCCGGATTCGCCGTACCTGTGGCGGATGCTGCGGGCGCTGGACTACCTGTGGCGTCATCTGGACGGCCCGGCATCGTTGGAAAGGCTGGCGGAGGAGGCCTGCCTGTCGCCTTATCACTTCCATCGCGTGTATCGCGGCTTGATGGCCGAGACGGTGGGCGAAACCCGGCAGCGGTTGTTGCTGCACCGCGCGGCTGGGCAGTTGGCCGGCGGCTCGCTGCCTTTGTCTAGGGTGGCGGCACGCGCCGGCTACGGCGGCGCCGCGGCTTTCGTCCGCGCCTTCGCCAGGGCTTATGGCGAGAGTCCGGGCCGTTACCGGCAGCGCAGGGCGTTCATTGCTAGGCAAAACTGGGAGGCCGTGATGCATGAAGTGACATTGATCAAACAGGACAAGGGGCTGACGGTGCTGATGCGCCGCCATGTGGGCAGTTATATGGAGATCGGCCAGGCCTTCGGCGCTTTGCAGGCCATCAGCCCGGGCTGCGCGGTCGGCGACGAGCCTGGGCGCGTGTTTGGAATATACCTGGATGATCCGGAACAGACGGAGGAGGCCAAGCTGCGCTCCATCGCCTGCGTGATGGTGCCGAGTGGGTGGGAAGGGCGGCCGCTGCCGGATGGGTTCGAGTGGGGCGAGATCCCCGCCGCAGAATACGCCTGCGTGACGCACCAGGGGCCGTACGCGGAGTTGTCCACGACTTGGTCCTGGCTGTACCGGCACTGGCTGCCCGGCAGCGGGCGCGTGCCCGGCGAAGTGCCGTGCGTGGAAGAGTATTTGAATTCGCCGTACGACAATCCGCCCACCGCCTTGCGCACCCGGCTGATGCTGTCCCTGGCGTGA
- a CDS encoding GMC family oxidoreductase: MSCAMFSGEFDYIIVGAGSAGCLLANRLSADPAKRVLLLEAGGKDNYPWIHIPVGYLYCIGNPRTDWCYQTVAESGLNGRALGYPRGKVLGGSSAINGMIYMRGQAADYDHWAELGNRGWSWREVLPYFLDMEDHFDAGRPLHGHGGEWRVDKQRLSWEILDAFRAAAAQQGIAPVDDFNTGDNAGCGYFEVNQKNGLRWSSASAFLRPVRQRANLTIATGAEAERLILENGRAAAIAFMQHGQRQRARCRGEIILAAGAIGSPLLLQRSGIGPAPLLQRHGIAPQRILPGVGANLQDHLQLRTVFKVCGAATLNQRAATWSGKLAMAWEYLWKRSGPLSMAPSQLGAFARSGSDVKRPDLEYHVQPLSLERFGQPLHRFPAFTASVCQLRPLSRGHVSISGPDLAAPPLIQPNYLSHPEDQRVAAAAIRLTRRIAASPALARYLPEEYRPGLAYQDEEALIHAAGDIGTTIFHPVGTCKMGHDPLAVVDERLRVHGIAGLRVADASIMPVITSGNTNSPTLMIAAKAAQMITQDNQQAAPIRTPAPPAKETST, translated from the coding sequence ATGAGCTGCGCCATGTTCAGCGGTGAATTCGACTACATCATTGTCGGCGCCGGCAGCGCCGGCTGCCTGCTGGCCAACCGCCTATCCGCCGACCCCGCCAAGCGCGTGCTGCTGCTGGAGGCCGGCGGCAAGGACAACTATCCGTGGATACACATCCCGGTCGGCTACCTGTACTGCATCGGCAACCCGCGCACCGACTGGTGCTATCAAACGGTGGCGGAAAGCGGCCTGAACGGCCGCGCGCTGGGCTACCCGCGCGGCAAGGTGCTGGGCGGCTCCTCCGCCATCAACGGCATGATCTATATGCGTGGCCAGGCCGCCGACTACGACCACTGGGCCGAGCTGGGCAACCGCGGCTGGAGCTGGCGCGAGGTGTTGCCGTACTTCCTGGACATGGAAGATCACTTTGATGCCGGCCGCCCCCTGCATGGCCACGGCGGCGAATGGCGCGTGGACAAGCAGCGCCTGTCCTGGGAAATTCTGGATGCCTTCCGCGCCGCCGCGGCGCAACAAGGCATCGCACCGGTCGACGACTTCAACACCGGCGACAACGCCGGCTGCGGCTACTTCGAGGTCAATCAGAAGAACGGCCTGCGCTGGAGCAGCGCCAGCGCCTTTCTGCGGCCGGTGCGCCAGCGCGCCAACCTAACCATCGCCACCGGCGCGGAGGCTGAGCGGCTGATTCTGGAAAACGGCCGCGCCGCCGCTATCGCATTTATGCAACATGGCCAGCGGCAGCGCGCGCGTTGCCGCGGCGAAATCATCCTGGCCGCCGGCGCGATAGGCTCGCCGCTTTTGCTGCAGCGCAGCGGCATCGGTCCCGCGCCCTTGCTCCAGCGCCACGGCATCGCGCCGCAGCGCATCCTGCCCGGCGTCGGCGCCAATCTGCAAGACCATCTGCAACTGCGCACCGTGTTCAAAGTCTGCGGCGCGGCCACCTTGAACCAGCGCGCGGCCACCTGGAGCGGCAAGCTGGCCATGGCCTGGGAATATTTATGGAAACGCAGCGGCCCGCTGTCCATGGCGCCCAGCCAGCTCGGCGCCTTCGCCCGCAGCGGGTCGGACGTCAAGCGGCCGGACCTGGAATATCATGTGCAGCCGCTGTCGCTGGAGCGTTTTGGCCAACCCTTGCACCGTTTCCCGGCATTCACCGCCTCGGTCTGCCAGCTGCGGCCGCTCAGCCGCGGCCATGTCTCCATAAGCGGCCCCGACCTCGCCGCGCCGCCGCTGATCCAGCCCAATTACCTGAGCCATCCCGAAGACCAGCGCGTGGCCGCCGCCGCCATCCGGCTGACCCGGCGCATCGCCGCCTCGCCCGCGCTGGCGCGCTACCTGCCGGAGGAGTATCGCCCCGGCCTGGCCTACCAGGACGAGGAGGCGCTGATCCATGCCGCCGGCGATATCGGCACCACCATTTTTCACCCGGTGGGCACCTGCAAAATGGGCCACGATCCGCTGGCCGTGGTGGACGAACGGCTGCGCGTGCACGGCATCGCCGGGCTGCGCGTGGCGGACGCCTCCATCATGCCCGTCATCACCTCGGGCAACACCAACAGCCCCACCCTCATGATCGCCGCCAAGGCGGCGCAGATGATTACGCAGGACAACCAGCAAGCGGCGCCGATCCGGACGCCCGCCCCACCCGCAAAGGAGACTTCGACATGA
- a CDS encoding LysR family transcriptional regulator, with protein MFDWNDVRFFLALQRCGKLLGAAKQLGTTHATVARHIAALERVLGQPLFLQQADGYTLTAAGRQLLPLAESLENTASQMLDGARKGPAEVSGVVRLGAPEGLGALFLARHMPALMARYPDLEIDLVAVPRFVSLTSREVDIAISLERPQANLVVTRKLTDYCLGLYATPSYLAAQPAIHEREDLNGHAILGYVDDLLFSRELMFHHGLCRHPRIPLRSTSVVAQKEAALTDGGIAVLPYYMTYDDPRLQHILPDLRIIRSYWISGRSNIRRTLRYRVVWDYVVELCQRMQWLLLQQPIQLNGSIDAV; from the coding sequence ATGTTCGACTGGAACGATGTCCGCTTTTTCCTGGCCTTGCAGCGCTGCGGCAAATTGCTGGGGGCCGCCAAGCAACTGGGCACCACGCATGCCACGGTGGCGCGCCATATCGCCGCGCTGGAGCGGGTGCTGGGCCAGCCCTTGTTTCTGCAGCAGGCGGACGGCTACACGTTGACGGCGGCGGGACGCCAGCTCTTGCCTTTGGCCGAGTCTTTGGAGAACACCGCCTCGCAGATGCTGGACGGCGCCCGGAAGGGGCCGGCCGAGGTCAGCGGCGTGGTGAGGCTGGGCGCGCCCGAGGGCTTGGGCGCCTTGTTTCTGGCGCGGCACATGCCAGCCTTGATGGCGCGCTATCCGGATTTAGAGATCGATCTGGTGGCGGTGCCGCGCTTCGTCAGCCTGACCAGCCGCGAGGTGGACATCGCCATTTCCCTGGAGCGGCCGCAGGCTAATCTGGTGGTGACGCGCAAGCTCACCGACTACTGTCTGGGCCTGTACGCCACGCCTTCCTATCTGGCTGCCCAGCCGGCCATCCATGAGCGCGAGGACTTGAACGGCCACGCCATCCTGGGCTATGTCGACGACTTGCTGTTCTCGCGCGAGCTGATGTTCCACCACGGCCTGTGCCGCCATCCGCGCATTCCCTTGCGCAGCACCAGCGTGGTGGCGCAAAAGGAGGCGGCGCTGACCGATGGCGGCATCGCGGTGCTGCCGTATTACATGACCTATGACGATCCGCGCTTGCAGCACATCCTGCCAGACTTGCGCATCATCCGTTCCTACTGGATCAGCGGGCGCAGCAATATCCGCCGCACCCTGCGCTACCGCGTGGTGTGGGACTACGTGGTGGAGCTGTGCCAGCGCATGCAGTGGCTCTTGCTGCAACAGCCAATTCAGCTAAATGGATCAATCGACGCGGTATAG